A genomic segment from Drosophila miranda strain MSH22 chromosome 3, D.miranda_PacBio2.1, whole genome shotgun sequence encodes:
- the LOC108160576 gene encoding kinesin-like protein subito: protein MSDSYEAPVREKRSFLMARDPSVDRRCRPRPEKKLRLFDDIHDAMESTDGSDSESECASNGGDYATSVPSAEDISVGDTGPQVFLRLRPVGVASKAYSVSDDGKVLVTSVKSENTSTNVNKMVKHFGFTSIFDGSVGQRDVYDICVGPRILEEECVTIMTYGTSGSGKTYTLLGDDVLAGVIPRGLEHIFTIYMENLYHSPKLKLFNGCIEFLQDETTLREIQISKKLLSLCPDIGGHHERLKEAIQGDHTFETKDDPNVSVMIWVSFVEIYNELVYDLLTIPPRQENLGAVPRKPMKISCNKGQVYIKGLTTVFVRSSEEALQLLRLGQQRSTYASTSVNANSSRSHCVFIVDVLKYDCSGMTTQCSYKFCDLAGSERVNNTVTIGLRLKEATNINTSLMTLGRCLDAASTSRKKPNNDVIPFRDSKLTMLLQAALLGKERLAMIVTVTPLEKFYEENLNVLNFASIAKNIIFKEPLIKQHSTRYSGFFDNSKKNTQYEYIKEIEENNISLRQEIDRLKLDHVLKKQLLEERLQKEISKTYQELLRENKKQWEKQAEKQRLMAEREFEFKLAAQKRLYEEQIEDLKDEIEELKPPSSESDSIDEKEDEPNASIEILDDE, encoded by the exons ATGAGCGATTCGTATGAAGCACCAGTGCGCGAGAAGCGCTCATTTCTCATGGCTCGAGATCCCAGCGTTGACCGGCGCTGTCGACCAAGACCGGAGAAAAAGTTGCGTCTGTTCGATGATATACATGATGCCATGGAGAGCACAGACGGCTCAGACTCTGAGTCAGAGTGCGCATCCAATGGTGGAGACTATGCAACTAGTGTCCCGAGTGCTGAAGATATCAGTGTCGGGGATACTGGGCCACAGGTCTTTTTGCGTCTGCGTCCCGTGGGTGTCGCCTCCAAAGCATACTCGGTATCAGACGATGGAAAAGTGCTGGTTACCAGCGTGAAGAGTGAAAACACCAGCACCAATGTCAACAAAATGGTAAAGCACTTTGGATTCACATCTATATTCGATGGCTCCGTTGGGCAGCGGGATGTCTACGACATCTGTGTTGGTCCCAGGATTCTGGAAGAAGAATGCGTTACCATAATGACGTATGGCACTTCAGGCTCGGGAAAAACGTACACATTGCTTG GCGATGATGTGCTTGCTGGTGTTATACCCCGCGGCCTAGAGCACATATTCACCATCTACATGGAAAACTTATACCACTCACCCAAACTAAAACTGTTCAACGGCTGCATTGAGTTCCTTCAGGACGAGACCACGTTGCGGGAAATTCAAATAAGCAAGAAACTGCTTAGCTTGTGCCCGGATATTGGCGGGCATCACGAGCGACTGAAGGAGGCGATTCAGGGGGATCACACCTTCGAGACAAAGGACGACCCGAACGTCTCGGTAATGATTTGGGTATCATTTGTGGAGATCTACAATGAACTGGTATATGACCTATTGACCATACCGCCGCGTCAAGAAAATCTTGGTGCTGTTCCGCGAAAGCCCATGAAGATCTCCTGCAATAAAGGTCAAGTATATATCAAGGGCCTGACGACTGTGTTCGTAAGAAGCAGCGAGGAAGccttgcagctgctgcggctggGACAGCAGCGTTCCACCTACGCTTCGACCTCGGTGAACGCGAACTCTAGCAGATCCCACTGTGTCTTCATCGTGGATGTGTTGAAGTACGACTGCTCGGGAATGACCACTCAATGTTCGTACAAGTTTTGCGACCTCGCGGGCTCGGAGCGTGTAAACAACACGGTCACCATCGGGTTACGCCTCAAGGAGGCGACAAACATCAACACCTCCCTAATGACTTTGGGGCGGTGTCTGGACGCGGCCAGTACTTCACGGAAGAAGCCAAACAATGACGTCATACCATTTCGCGATTCAAAGCTTACCATGCTGTTGCAAGCAGCCCTGCTCGGAAAGGAACGCTTGGCCATGATAGTGACTGTCACACCGCTGGAGAAGTTCTATGAGGAAAACCTGAACGTGCTCAACTTCGCCTCCATAGCGAAGAATATCATTTTTAAAGAGCCTTTGATAAAGCAGCATAGTACACGATATTCTGGTTTCTTTGACAACTCTAAAAAGAATACCCAGTACGAATACATCAAAGAGATTGAGGAGAATAATATCAG CCTGCGGCAAGAGATCGATCGATTGAAGTTGGACCATGTACTGAAgaagcagctgctggaggagaGGCTGCAAAAGGAAATTTCGAAGACCTACCAAGAATTGTTGCGGGAAAACAAAAAGCAGTGGGAGAAGCAGGCCGAGAAGCAACGTCTGATGGCAGAGCGGGAGTTCGAGTTTAAG CTGGCAGCACAAAAGCGGCTGTACGAAGAGCAAATCGAGGATCTCAAGGATGAAATCGAGGAACTCAAACCTCCCTCAAGCGAATCCGACAGTATTGACGAAAAGGAGGATGAGCCCAATGCGTCCATAGAAATACTCGATGATGAATAG
- the LOC117188206 gene encoding kinesin-like protein subito, with product MSDSYEAPVREKRSFLMARAPSVDRRCRPRPEKKLRLFDDIHDAMESTDGSDSESECASNGGDYATSVPSAEDISVGDTGPQVFLRLRPVGVASKAYSVSDDGKVLVTSVKSENTSTNVNKMVKHFGFTSIFDGSVGQRDVYDICVGPRILEEECVTIMTYGTSGSGKTYTLLGDDVLAGVIPRGLEHIFTIYMENLYHSPKLKLFNGCIEFLQDETTLREIQISKKLLSLCPDIGGHHERLKEAIQGDHTFETKDDPNVSVMIWVSFVEIYNELVYDLLTIPPRQENLGAVPRKPMKISCNKGQVYIKGLTTVFVRSSEEALQLLRLGQQRSTYASTSVNANSSRSHCVFIVDVLKYNCSGMTTQCSYKFCDLAGSERVNNTVTIGLRLKEATNINTSLMTLGRCLDAASTSRKKPNNDVIPFRDSKLTMLLQAALLGKERLAMIVTVTPLEKFYEENLNVLNFASIAKNIIFKEPLIKQHSTRYSGFFDNSKKNTQYEYIKEIEENNISLRQEIDRLKLDHVLKKQLLEERLQKEISETYQELLRENKKQWEKQAEKQRLMAEREFEFKLAAQKRLYEEQIEDLKDEIEELKPPSSESDSIDEKEDEPNASIEILDDE from the exons ATGAGCGATTCGTATGAAGCACCAGTGCGCGAGAAGCGCTCATTTCTCATGGCTCGAGCTCCCAGCGTTGACCGGCGCTGTCGACCAAGACCGGAGAAAAAGTTGCGTCTGTTCGATGATATACATGATGCCATGGAGAGCACAGACGGCTCAGACTCTGAGTCAGAGTGCGCATCCAATGGTGGAGACTATGCAACTAGTGTCCCGAGTGCTGAAGATATCAGTGTCGGGGATACTGGGCCACAGGTCTTTTTGCGTCTGCGTCCCGTGGGTGTCGCCTCCAAAGCATACTCGGTATCAGACGATGGAAAAGTGCTGGTTACCAGCGTGAAGAGTGAAAACACCAGCACCAATGTCAACAAAATGGTAAAGCACTTTGGATTCACATCTATATTCGATGGCTCCGTTGGGCAGCGGGATGTCTACGACATCTGTGTTGGTCCCAGGATTCTGGAAGAAGAATGCGTTACCATAATGACGTATGGCACTTCAGGCTCGGGAAAAACGTACACATTGCTTG GCGATGATGTGCTTGCTGGTGTTATACCCCGCGGCCTAGAGCACATATTCACCATCTACATGGAAAACTTATACCACTCACCCAAACTAAAACTGTTCAACGGCTGCATTGAGTTCCTTCAGGACGAGACCACGTTGCGGGAAATTCAAATAAGCAAGAAACTGCTTAGCTTGTGCCCGGATATTGGCGGGCATCACGAGCGACTGAAGGAGGCGATTCAGGGGGATCACACCTTCGAGACAAAGGACGACCCGAACGTCTCGGTAATGATTTGGGTATCATTTGTGGAGATCTACAATGAACTGGTATATGACCTATTGACCATACCGCCGCGTCAAGAAAATCTTGGTGCTGTTCCGCGAAAGCCCATGAAGATCTCCTGCAATAAAGGTCAAGTATATATCAAGGGCCTGACGACTGTGTTCGTAAGAAGCAGCGAGGAAGccttgcagctgctgcggctggGACAGCAGCGTTCCACCTACGCTTCGACCTCGGTGAACGCGAACTCTAGCAGATCCCACTGTGTCTTCATCGTGGATGTGTTGAAGTACAACTGCTCGGGAATGACCACTCAATGTTCGTACAAGTTTTGCGACCTCGCGGGCTCGGAGCGTGTAAACAACACGGTCACCATCGGGTTACGCCTCAAGGAGGCGACAAACATCAACACCTCCCTAATGACTTTGGGGCGGTGTCTGGACGCGGCCAGTACTTCACGGAAGAAGCCAAACAATGACGTCATACCATTTCGCGATTCAAAGCTTACCATGCTGTTGCAAGCAGCCCTGCTCGGAAAGGAACGCTTGGCCATGATAGTGACTGTCACACCGCTGGAGAAGTTCTATGAGGAAAACCTGAACGTGCTCAACTTCGCCTCCATAGCGAAGAATATCATTTTTAAAGAGCCTTTGATAAAGCAGCATAGTACACGATATTCTGGTTTCTTTGACAACTCTAAAAAGAATACCCAGTACGAATACATCAAAGAGATTGAGGAGAATAATATCAG CCTGCGGCAAGAGATCGATCGATTGAAGTTGGACCATGTACTGAAgaagcagctgctggaggagaGGCTGCAAAAGGAAATTTCGGAGACCTACCAAGAATTGTTGCGGGAAAACAAAAAGCAGTGGGAGAAGCAGGCCGAGAAGCAACGTCTGATGGCAGAGCGGGAGTTCGAGTTTAAG CTGGCAGCACAAAAGCGGCTGTACGAAGAGCAAATCGAGGATCTCAAGGATGAAATCGAGGAGCTCAAACCTCCCTCAAGCGAATCCGACAGTATTGACGAAAAGGAGGATGAGCCCAATGCGTCCATAGAAATACTCGATGATGAATAG
- the LOC117188202 gene encoding kinesin-like protein subito, which produces MSDSYEAPVREKRSFLMARAPSVDRRCRPRPEKKLRLFDDIHDAMESTDGSDSESECASNGGDYATSVPSAEDISVGDTGPQVFLRLRPVGVASKAYSVSDDGKVLVTSVKSENTSTNVNKMVKHFGFTSIFDGSVGQRDVYDICVGPRILEEECVTIMTYGTSGSGKTYTLLGDDVLAGVIPRGLEHIFTIYMENLYHSPKLKLVNGCIEFLQDETTLREMQISKKLLSLCPDIGGHHERLKEAIQGDHTFETKDDPNVSVMIWVSFVEIYNELVYDLLTIPPRQENLGAVPRKPMKISCNKGQVYIKGLTTVFVRSSEEALQLLRLGQQRSTYASTSVNANSSRSHCVFIVDVLKYNCSGMTTQCSYKFCDLAGSERVNNTVTIGLRLKEATNINTSLMTLGRCLDAASTSRKKPNNDVIPFRDSKLTMLLQAALLGKERLAMIVTVTPLEKFYEENLNVLNFASIAKNIIFKEPLIKQHSTRYSGFFDNSKKNTQYEYIKEIEENNISLRQEIDRLKLDHVLKKQLLEERLQKEISETYQELLRENKKQWEKQAEKQRLMAEREFEFKLAAQKRLYEEQIEDLKDEIEELKPPSSESDSIDEKEDEPNASIEILDDE; this is translated from the exons ATGAGCGATTCGTATGAAGCACCAGTGCGCGAGAAGCGCTCATTTCTCATGGCTCGAGCTCCCAGCGTTGACCGGCGCTGTCGACCAAGACCGGAGAAAAAGTTGCGTCTGTTCGATGATATACATGATGCCATGGAGAGCACAGACGGCTCAGACTCTGAGTCAGAGTGCGCATCCAATGGTGGAGACTATGCAACTAGTGTCCCGAGTGCTGAAGATATCAGTGTCGGGGATACTGGGCCACAGGTCTTTTTGCGTCTGCGTCCCGTGGGTGTCGCCTCCAAAGCATACTCGGTATCAGACGATGGAAAAGTGCTGGTTACCAGCGTGAAGAGTGAAAACACCAGCACCAATGTCAACAAAATGGTAAAGCACTTTGGATTCACATCTATATTCGATGGCTCCGTTGGGCAGCGGGATGTCTACGACATCTGTGTTGGTCCTAGGATTCTGGAAGAAGAATGCGTTACCATAATGACGTATGGCACTTCAGGCTCGGGAAAAACGTACACATTGCTTG GCGATGATGTGCTTGCTGGTGTTATACCCCGCGGCCTAGAGCACATATTCACCATCTACATGGAAAACTTATACCACTCACCCAAACTAAAACTGGTCAACGGCTGCATTGAGTTCCTTCAGGACGAGACCACGTTGCGGGAAATGCAAATAAGCAAGAAACTGCTTAGCTTGTGCCCGGATATTGGCGGGCATCACGAGCGACTGAAGGAGGCGATTCAGGGGGATCACACCTTCGAGACAAAGGACGACCCGAACGTCTCGGTAATGATTTGGGTATCATTTGTGGAGATCTACAATGAACTGGTATATGACCTATTGACCATACCGCCGCGTCAAGAAAATCTTGGTGCTGTTCCGCGAAAGCCCATGAAGATCTCCTGCAATAAAGGTCAAGTATATATCAAGGGCCTGACGACTGTGTTCGTAAGAAGCAGCGAGGAAGccttgcagctgctgcggctggGACAGCAGCGTTCCACCTACGCTTCGACCTCGGTGAACGCGAACTCTAGCAGATCCCACTGTGTCTTCATCGTGGATGTGTTGAAGTACAACTGCTCGGGAATGACCACTCAATGTTCGTACAAGTTTTGCGACCTCGCGGGCTCGGAGCGTGTAAACAACACGGTCACCATCGGGTTACGCCTCAAGGAGGCGACAAACATCAACACCTCCCTAATGACTTTGGGGCGGTGTCTGGACGCGGCCAGTACTTCACGGAAGAAGCCAAACAATGACGTCATACCATTTCGCGATTCAAAGCTTACCATGCTGTTGCAAGCAGCCCTGCTCGGAAAGGAACGCTTGGCCATGATAGTGACTGTCACACCGCTGGAGAAGTTCTATGAGGAAAACCTGAACGTGCTCAACTTCGCCTCCATAGCGAAGAATATCATTTTTAAAGAGCCTTTGATAAAGCAGCATAGTACACGATATTCTGGTTTCTTTGACAACTCTAAAAAGAATACCCAGTACGAATACATCAAAGAGATTGAGGAGAATAATATCAG CCTGCGGCAAGAGATCGATCGATTGAAGTTGGACCATGTACTGAAgaagcagctgctggaggagaGGCTGCAAAAGGAAATTTCGGAGACCTACCAAGAATTGTTGCGGGAAAACAAAAAGCAGTGGGAGAAGCAGGCCGAGAAGCAACGTCTGATGGCAGAGCGGGAGTTCGAGTTTAAG CTGGCAGCACAAAAGCGGCTGTACGAAGAGCAAATCGAGGATCTCAAGGATGAAATCGAGGAGCTCAAACCTCCCTCAAGCGAATCCGACAGTATTGACGAAAAGGAGGATGAGCCCAATGCGTCCATAGAAATACTCGATGATGAATAG
- the LOC117188189 gene encoding kinesin-like protein subito — MSDSYEAPVREKRSFLMARDPSIDRRCRPRPEKKLRLFDDIHDAMESTDGSDSESECASNGGDYATSVPSAEDISVGDTGPQVFLRLRPVGVASKAYSVSDDGKVLVTSVKSENTSTNVNKMVKHFGFTSIFDGSVGQRDVYDICVGPRILEEECVTIMTYGTSGSGKTYTLLGDDVLAGVIPRGLEHIFTIYMENLYHSPKLKLVNGCIEFLQDETTLREMQISKKLLSLCPDIGGHHERLKEAIQGDHTFETKDDPNVSVMIWVSFVEIYNELVYDLLTIPPRQENLGAVPRKPMKISCNKGQVYIKGLTTVFVRSSEEALQLLRLGQQRSTYASTSVNANSSRSHCVFIVDVLKYNCSGMTTQCSYKFCDLAGSERVNNTVTIGLRLKEATNINTSLMTLGRCLDAASTSRKKPNNDVIPFRDSKLTMLLQAALLGKERLAMIVTVTPLEKFYEENLNVLNFASIAKNIIFKEPLIKQHSTRYSGFFDNSKKNTQYEYIKEIEENNISLRQEIDRLKLDHVLKKQLLEERLQKEISETYQELLRGNKKQWEKQAEKQRLMAEREFEFKLAAQKRLYEEQIEDLKDEIEELKPPSSESDSIDEKEDEPNASIEILDDE; from the exons ATGAGCGATTCGTATGAAGCACCAGTGCGCGAGAAGCGCTCATTTCTCATGGCTCGAGATCCCAGCATTGACCGGCGCTGTCGACCAAGACCGGAGAAAAAGTTGCGTCTGTTCGATGATATACATGATGCCATGGAGAGCACAGACGGCTCAGACTCTGAGTCAGAGTGCGCATCCAATGGTGGAGACTATGCAACTAGTGTCCCGAGTGCTGAAGATATCAGTGTCGGGGATACTGGGCCACAGGTCTTTTTGCGTCTGCGTCCCGTGGGTGTCGCCTCCAAAGCATACTCGGTATCAGACGATGGAAAAGTGCTGGTTACCAGCGTGAAGAGTGAAAACACCAGCACCAATGTCAACAAAATGGTAAAGCACTTTGGATTCACATCTATATTCGATGGCTCCGTTGGGCAGCGGGATGTCTACGACATCTGTGTTGGTCCCAGGATTCTGGAAGAAGAATGCGTTACCATAATGACGTATGGCACTTCAGGCTCGGGAAAAACGTACACATTGCTTG GCGATGATGTGCTTGCTGGTGTTATACCCCGCGGCCTAGAGCACATATTCACCATCTACATGGAAAACTTATACCACTCACCCAAACTAAAACTGGTCAACGGCTGCATTGAGTTCCTTCAGGACGAGACCACGTTGCGGGAAATGCAAATAAGCAAGAAACTGCTTAGCTTGTGCCCGGATATTGGCGGGCATCACGAGCGACTGAAGGAGGCGATTCAGGGGGATCACACCTTCGAGACAAAGGACGACCCGAACGTCTCGGTAATGATTTGGGTATCATTTGTGGAGATCTACAATGAACTGGTATATGACCTATTGACCATACCGCCGCGTCAAGAAAATCTTGGTGCTGTTCCGCGAAAGCCCATGAAGATCTCCTGCAATAAAGGTCAAGTATATATCAAGGGCCTGACGACTGTGTTCGTAAGAAGCAGCGAGGAAGccttgcagctgctgcggctggGACAGCAGCGTTCCACCTACGCTTCGACCTCGGTGAACGCGAACTCTAGCAGATCCCACTGTGTCTTCATCGTGGATGTGTTGAAGTACAACTGCTCGGGAATGACCACTCAATGTTCGTACAAGTTTTGCGACCTCGCGGGCTCGGAGCGTGTAAACAACACGGTCACCATCGGGTTACGCCTCAAGGAGGCGACAAACATCAACACCTCCCTAATGACTTTGGGGCGGTGTCTGGACGCGGCCAGTACTTCACGGAAGAAGCCAAACAATGACGTCATACCATTTCGCGATTCAAAGCTTACCATGCTGTTGCAAGCAGCCCTGCTCGGAAAGGAACGCTTGGCCATGATAGTGACTGTCACACCGCTGGAGAAGTTCTATGAGGAAAACCTGAACGTGCTCAACTTCGCCTCCATAGCGAAGAATATCATTTTTAAAGAGCCTTTGATAAAGCAGCATAGTACACGATATTCTGGTTTCTTTGACAACTCTAAAAAGAATACCCAGTACGAATACATCAAAGAGATTGAGGAGAATAATATCAG CCTGCGGCAAGAGATCGATCGATTGAAGTTGGACCATGTACTGAAgaagcagctgctggaggagaGGCTGCAAAAGGAAATTTCGGAGACCTACCAAGAATTGTTGCGGGGAAACAAAAAGCAGTGGGAGAAGCAGGCCGAGAAGCAACGTCTGATGGCAGAGCGGGAGTTCGAGTTTAAG CTGGCAGCACAAAAGCGGCTGTACGAAGAGCAAATCGAGGATCTCAAGGATGAAATCGAGGAACTCAAACCTCCCTCAAGCGAATCCGACAGTATTGACGAAAAGGAGGATGAGCCCAATGCGTCCATAGAAATACTCGATGATGAATAG